Within the Candidatus Zixiibacteriota bacterium genome, the region TAAACGAAAAAAGACGGAAGAACCAATCAGCCGATTCTGGAATAAAATCAGCCTGGTGGCCGATGTGGCGGCGGTCATCCGCAATGAACCACCGGGAAAGGAGACCTTTGCCAGAGTTCTCAAGATGATTCAGGAGATTGTCGCCTTTGAATCGGCGACGCTCTATCTCTATGACAAGAAGCGGAAACGTCTGGATGAAATGGTTTCGCTGGGAGAACGGGTAGAGCCGATCGACTTTGTGCAGTTTGAAGTGGGCAGCGGTATCACGGCCTGGGCGGCGCGCCAGAAAAAACCGGTGCTATTATCCAACATCCGCAACCTCGACCGTCCCCCGGAGAAAACCCGCAGCTCTTTCCTCAGCATCCCTCTTCTGGTAGCGGAGGAGCTCATCGGGGCCGTTAATTTTGCTCATACTCTGCCCGATTTTTTCCGTGACAAAGACCTGAAACTGCTGACCATTGTCGGCGACCAGATTGCCATATCGATAGAACGGCTGATATATCAGGCGGAACTGGAAGCGAAGAATCAGGCGCTTCAGAAGGCGCATGAGGAATTGATGGAATCGCAGCGTCACATTATCAATCACGAAAAACTGTCGGCGGTTAAAGAGTTGGCGCGGTCGGTCAATCATGAAATTAACAATCCGCTGGCGGTGATTGTCGGGCAGACGCAATGCCTGGCGCTCATCCGCGACCAGCTGGCGCCGGATTTAATTGAGCGGCTGGAATGCATTGAAAATGAGGCGATGAAAATCGCCGAAATTAATCGCCGGCTTCTTCAGATTGAAGACCTCGTGTCGGAATCATATCTGGATGACCTGGACGGCGTGAGAATGCTGAATCTTCATAAATCGACTTCGGGAGTAAAGGGATGATGGAAATTCTGCAGGATGTAGTGACCAACGAGTATCTCTCGTTTTTGAAAGCCCAGTT harbors:
- a CDS encoding GAF domain-containing protein, producing the protein MNQAAKRKKTEEPISRFWNKISLVADVAAVIRNEPPGKETFARVLKMIQEIVAFESATLYLYDKKRKRLDEMVSLGERVEPIDFVQFEVGSGITAWAARQKKPVLLSNIRNLDRPPEKTRSSFLSIPLLVAEELIGAVNFAHTLPDFFRDKDLKLLTIVGDQIAISIERLIYQAELEAKNQALQKAHEELMESQRHIINHEKLSAVKELARSVNHEINNPLAVIVGQTQCLALIRDQLAPDLIERLECIENEAMKIAEINRRLLQIEDLVSESYLDDLDGVRMLNLHKSTSGVKG